The following are from one region of the Lacinutrix sp. Bg11-31 genome:
- a CDS encoding OstA-like protein encodes MFKNIFIVFLLSLISFNGFAQQRKNIEIKDSGAFGEIDEEKYPGARILTRSDAGQVHVYHDGIDMYCDQAVLYGKENFVEAYGNVKMIQGDTITMVARYAEYSGKTQLAYAKGDVVLTEPSSTLTTDKLFFDRAKQEAFYNEDGMVVRDSSGTITSTVGRYYMSIKKYRFLDNVKLVNPEYVLTTNQLDFFSETGHAYMYGPSKIVGETSTVYCERGFYNTNSDKGYFTKNSRIDYDNRVVVGDSMYFDRNRDFASATNNITITDTINKSIITGHYAEVYKSKDSAFVTKRALAVSVQEKDSVYIHSDTLMITGKEDNRITRAFRNAKLYKSDISGKADSIHVNHQTGLTQLINLSRLSLKDAFAVKRRPILWNLTNQITGDTIHLKSNPETEKIDSLIVFENAFIISKDTISEDYYSQIKGKRLIGLFDDENQMKQVNIFKNAESIFIIRNEDDEFVGLDKARSANIEMYFEAGGINRYKRLISAEANTYPEDDIPKGAMRLKDFDWREDERPLSVDDLFKDDPPLELPIIKGLAPAVPEEEFFDADLLKRVDKADKESKPNVRFGDARDDKPQKASRQIPKTTIKPEVIKSNLPKQRKPKNLKPTLGKAVKVEKE; translated from the coding sequence ATGTTTAAAAACATATTTATAGTATTTCTTCTAAGCCTCATTTCTTTTAATGGTTTTGCGCAACAACGCAAAAATATTGAAATTAAAGACTCTGGTGCTTTTGGTGAAATAGACGAAGAAAAATATCCAGGCGCAAGAATTCTAACGCGTAGTGATGCAGGACAAGTACATGTTTATCATGATGGTATCGATATGTATTGCGACCAAGCAGTTTTATATGGTAAAGAAAACTTTGTTGAAGCTTATGGGAACGTAAAAATGATTCAAGGAGATACCATTACAATGGTAGCCAGATATGCAGAGTATAGCGGAAAAACACAATTAGCTTACGCAAAAGGCGACGTGGTTTTAACAGAGCCAAGTTCTACATTAACTACAGATAAGCTCTTTTTCGATCGTGCCAAGCAAGAGGCTTTTTATAACGAAGACGGTATGGTGGTTAGAGATTCTTCTGGAACCATTACGAGTACTGTTGGTCGTTATTATATGTCTATAAAAAAATACCGCTTTCTTGATAATGTAAAATTAGTAAACCCTGAATATGTACTCACCACAAATCAATTAGATTTCTTTTCGGAAACTGGACATGCTTACATGTATGGGCCTTCAAAAATTGTAGGAGAAACAAGTACCGTTTATTGCGAACGTGGATTTTACAACACTAACAGCGACAAAGGTTACTTCACTAAAAATTCTAGAATAGATTACGATAATCGTGTAGTTGTTGGCGACAGTATGTATTTTGATAGAAATCGCGATTTTGCTTCTGCCACAAATAACATTACTATTACAGATACCATAAATAAAAGTATTATAACAGGTCATTATGCCGAAGTTTACAAGTCTAAAGACTCTGCTTTTGTAACAAAGAGGGCTTTGGCTGTTTCGGTTCAAGAAAAAGATTCTGTTTATATCCATTCAGATACGTTGATGATTACTGGAAAAGAAGATAATAGAATAACGAGAGCTTTCAGAAATGCAAAGTTGTATAAATCTGATATCAGCGGAAAAGCAGATTCCATTCATGTTAATCATCAAACGGGTTTAACACAGCTTATTAATTTATCGCGTTTATCTTTAAAAGATGCCTTTGCAGTAAAAAGAAGACCTATTCTTTGGAATTTAACAAACCAAATTACTGGTGATACTATTCATTTAAAATCTAATCCAGAAACCGAAAAAATAGACTCACTTATCGTTTTTGAAAATGCTTTTATTATTAGTAAAGACACAATAAGTGAGGATTATTACAGCCAAATAAAAGGAAAGCGTCTTATTGGTTTGTTTGATGACGAAAACCAAATGAAGCAGGTTAACATCTTTAAAAATGCTGAATCAATTTTTATTATTAGAAACGAAGACGATGAGTTTGTTGGCTTAGACAAAGCGCGTTCTGCAAATATTGAAATGTATTTTGAAGCAGGTGGTATTAATAGGTATAAACGATTAATTTCGGCTGAAGCAAATACGTATCCTGAAGACGATATTCCAAAAGGAGCTATGAGATTGAAAGACTTCGATTGGAGAGAAGACGAAAGACCATTAAGTGTAGACGATTTATTTAAAGACGATCCACCTTTAGAGTTACCAATAATAAAAGGCTTAGCGCCAGCTGTTCCGGAAGAAGAATTTTTTGATGCAGACTTATTAAAGCGTGTAGATAAAGCAGACAAAGAAAGCAAGCCTAATGTTCGTTTTGGAGATGCGCGTGACGATAAGCCGCAGAAAGCGTCAAGACAAATTCCTAAAACAACAATTAAGCCAGAGGTTATAAAAAGTAATCTTCCAAAACAAAGAAAGCCTAAAAACTTAAAACCAACACTTGGTAAGGCAGTAAAGGTTGAAAAAGAATAA
- a CDS encoding aspartate aminotransferase family protein: MKDQFFKYQAQTTPHPLAMEISHAKGSYIYDTNKKEYLDFVAGVSACSLGHSHPRVVSAIKKQVDQYLHVMVYGEYIQKPAVDLCALLAKNLPHSLEKTYLVNSGTEAIEGALKLARRATGRSQIIAAHNAYHGNTMGSLSLMDFEERKAPFRPLLPEISHITFNYEPHLKHITTKTACVILETIQGGAGFIEPKNNYLQKVKQRCNDVGALLILDDVQPGIGRTGKLFGFENYNCIPDILVTGKGLGGGLPIGAFTASAKLMDMLQDNPKLGHITTFGGNPVIASAALATLKEITESDLMSQALEKEQLVRTHLKHPLIEEIRGKGLMLAAILPSAETVNQLILSAQDNGLILFWLLFEPRAIRITPPLTISNDEIIKGCGIIVEVLNTIQSNTI, from the coding sequence ATGAAAGATCAATTCTTTAAATACCAAGCGCAAACCACACCACATCCTTTGGCTATGGAAATTTCTCACGCTAAAGGTTCTTATATTTACGATACCAATAAGAAAGAGTATTTAGATTTTGTTGCAGGTGTTTCGGCTTGTAGTTTAGGGCATTCGCATCCAAGAGTTGTTTCGGCTATAAAAAAACAAGTAGATCAATATTTACATGTTATGGTTTATGGCGAATACATCCAGAAACCTGCTGTAGATTTGTGTGCGTTACTAGCTAAAAACTTACCACATTCACTTGAAAAAACATACTTAGTAAATTCTGGAACCGAAGCTATTGAAGGCGCATTAAAATTGGCTAGAAGGGCAACAGGCAGAAGCCAAATTATTGCTGCGCATAATGCTTACCATGGCAATACAATGGGTTCGCTTAGTTTAATGGATTTTGAAGAACGCAAAGCGCCTTTTAGGCCATTGCTACCAGAAATTAGTCATATCACTTTTAATTACGAACCACATTTAAAGCACATTACAACAAAAACGGCTTGCGTTATTTTAGAAACTATTCAAGGTGGAGCAGGTTTTATAGAGCCTAAAAACAACTATCTACAAAAGGTAAAACAGCGTTGTAACGACGTTGGTGCCTTATTAATATTAGACGATGTTCAACCAGGAATTGGTAGAACAGGAAAATTATTTGGCTTCGAAAATTACAATTGTATTCCAGATATTTTGGTAACAGGAAAAGGTCTTGGAGGCGGTTTGCCAATTGGAGCGTTTACTGCGTCGGCAAAATTAATGGATATGTTGCAAGACAATCCTAAATTGGGACATATTACTACTTTTGGTGGGAATCCTGTAATTGCTTCGGCAGCTTTAGCGACATTAAAAGAAATTACAGAAAGTGACTTAATGTCACAAGCTTTAGAAAAAGAACAACTTGTAAGAACCCATTTAAAGCATCCTTTAATAGAAGAAATAAGAGGAAAAGGTTTAATGTTGGCTGCAATATTACCTTCCGCAGAAACAGTTAATCAGCTCATTTTAAGCGCTCAAGATAATGGTTTAATTCTATTTTGGTTATTATTCGAACCAAGAGCTATTAGAATTACACCACCACTTACTATTAGCAACGACGAGATTATTAAAGGCTGTGGCATTATTGTTGAAGTATTAAACACAATACAAAGCAATACGATATAA
- a CDS encoding tetratricopeptide repeat protein, with protein sequence MDFSQEEEPSNRSLTKFESMLKTNNVLFFDSSEFENIIHHYLNQGKVALAKKAIKLGLEQHPSSTSLKLFKVEIFVFENELGKANSLLNELYILEPSNEEIYIQKANILSKEDKHDEAIDVLKRALDLSEDTADLHSLIGMEYLFLDQFDMARDSFMECLDANPEDYASLYNIIYCFDFLDKNEEAITYLNIYLDKNPYCEVAWHQLGRQYYELKEYEKALGAYDFAIISDDTFVGAYIEKGKVLEKLNLYNEAIENYSITLSLEDPTSFALLRIGSCHEKLGNNDLAVHYYYKTVHEDPLLDKGWIAITKFYCKNNNYQKALYYTNKAINIDSENVSYWKYYAKINHRLNFLEEAERGYKRVLDLGNYELETWLIRTDILAKLGEQETATFNLIQAQDFFPENAEIEFRLAGLYFQLLETEKATYHLRNAMRFDAEQIIVLEELFPEVYESLLFKKLITI encoded by the coding sequence ATGGATTTTAGCCAAGAAGAAGAACCTAGTAACAGATCGCTAACTAAATTTGAGTCCATGCTTAAAACAAACAATGTGTTGTTTTTTGACTCAAGTGAGTTCGAGAATATTATTCATCATTACCTTAATCAAGGTAAGGTTGCGCTTGCAAAAAAAGCAATTAAATTAGGTTTAGAACAGCATCCTAGTTCTACAAGTTTAAAACTTTTTAAAGTTGAAATTTTTGTTTTTGAAAATGAATTAGGCAAAGCCAATTCACTTTTAAACGAATTGTATATCCTTGAACCTTCAAACGAAGAAATCTATATTCAAAAAGCTAATATTCTATCTAAAGAAGATAAGCATGATGAAGCTATTGATGTTTTAAAACGCGCTTTAGATCTTTCTGAAGATACTGCAGATTTACATTCGTTAATAGGTATGGAATATTTATTTCTAGACCAATTTGATATGGCTAGAGATAGTTTTATGGAATGTTTAGATGCTAATCCAGAAGATTATGCGTCGCTTTATAATATTATTTATTGCTTCGATTTTTTAGATAAAAATGAAGAAGCCATTACCTATTTAAATATCTATTTAGATAAAAACCCATATTGTGAGGTCGCTTGGCACCAACTTGGTCGTCAATATTACGAGTTAAAAGAGTATGAAAAAGCATTAGGTGCTTACGATTTTGCAATTATTTCCGACGATACTTTTGTTGGTGCCTATATTGAAAAAGGTAAGGTTTTAGAAAAGCTCAATTTATACAATGAAGCCATCGAGAACTATAGTATAACACTCTCTCTAGAAGATCCAACGTCTTTTGCATTGCTTAGAATTGGTAGTTGTCATGAAAAATTAGGCAACAACGATTTAGCAGTACATTATTATTACAAAACGGTTCATGAAGATCCGCTTTTAGATAAAGGCTGGATTGCAATTACTAAGTTTTACTGCAAGAATAATAACTATCAAAAAGCATTATACTACACTAATAAAGCTATAAATATTGATAGTGAAAATGTTTCGTATTGGAAATACTATGCAAAAATTAATCATAGATTAAATTTCCTTGAAGAAGCAGAACGTGGTTATAAACGTGTTTTAGATTTAGGAAATTACGAACTAGAAACGTGGTTAATTCGAACAGATATATTAGCAAAATTAGGAGAGCAGGAAACTGCAACTTTTAATTTAATTCAAGCTCAAGATTTTTTTCCAGAAAATGCTGAAATAGAATTTAGATTAGCAGGTTTATATTTTCAGTTACTAGAAACTGAAAAAGCAACGTACCATTTAAGAAACGCCATGCGTTTTGATGCTGAGCAAATTATTGTTCTAGAGGAACTATTTCCTGAGGTTTATGAGTCACTGCTTTTTAAAAAACTGATTACTATATAA
- a CDS encoding DUF368 domain-containing protein: MQRSIKDYFIIAFKGVAMGAADAVPGVSGGTIAFISGIYEELISSISNVNLSLFKTLKQEGFKSFWTQANGNFLLALLTGIIISFASFMRLAKYLIEQHPVLIWSFFFGLIVVSIYFVGKQVTKWTAGSIVALITGAALAYYITSLPSLAANSNPYYLFFAGAIAICAMILPGISGSFILVILGAYKTLSDAMHDFDIKRIAIFAVGALVGLLSFSRLLKWLFKNYHNTTLALLTGFILGSLNKVWPWKKTVSVMDDETGKVLDFSQVSDLGTLSVFQKNTNNFDSYKTVLEDSISPYLYSEINGINHQLILSIVLMVVGFLTIFILEKVGSKKA, from the coding sequence ATGCAAAGAAGTATTAAAGATTATTTTATAATTGCCTTTAAAGGTGTTGCAATGGGAGCTGCAGATGCCGTTCCAGGAGTTTCTGGAGGTACAATTGCTTTTATATCTGGTATTTACGAAGAATTAATTTCTTCTATAAGTAATGTAAATCTATCACTTTTTAAAACGTTAAAACAAGAAGGTTTTAAGTCTTTTTGGACACAAGCAAACGGTAATTTTCTACTCGCACTACTTACAGGAATAATAATAAGTTTTGCTTCTTTTATGAGGCTAGCAAAATACTTAATAGAACAGCATCCTGTTTTAATCTGGTCGTTCTTTTTTGGGCTTATAGTTGTTAGTATCTATTTTGTTGGGAAACAAGTTACTAAATGGACAGCAGGTTCAATTGTTGCTCTAATTACTGGTGCAGCTCTAGCTTACTATATTACTAGTTTGCCATCGTTAGCAGCAAATTCTAATCCGTATTACCTATTTTTTGCTGGAGCAATAGCTATTTGTGCTATGATTTTACCGGGAATTTCAGGTTCGTTTATTTTAGTCATTTTAGGAGCTTACAAAACGTTAAGTGATGCTATGCATGATTTCGACATTAAACGTATCGCCATTTTTGCAGTTGGAGCATTAGTAGGTTTATTAAGTTTTAGCCGTTTGTTAAAATGGTTATTTAAAAATTACCACAATACAACCTTAGCGCTTTTAACAGGTTTTATTCTAGGCTCACTAAACAAAGTTTGGCCATGGAAAAAAACAGTGTCTGTAATGGATGATGAAACTGGAAAGGTATTAGATTTTTCTCAGGTTTCAGATTTGGGAACACTTTCTGTTTTTCAAAAAAACACTAATAATTTCGATAGTTATAAAACGGTTTTAGAAGATAGTATTTCGCCTTATTTATATTCAGAAATTAATGGTATAAACCATCAATTAATACTTTCAATTGTATTAATGGTTGTTGGTTTCTTGACCATTTTTATTTTAGAAAAAGTAGGTTCAAAAAAAGCATAA
- a CDS encoding DUF368 domain-containing protein, whose amino-acid sequence MQSTRTFKDKFFLILKGLGMGAANKVPGVSGGVVAFVAGFYEEFIHSLKRVNFTALKLLINGRFRSFFYYINGKFLSLLFLGMLVSYFSISKILDYFIKHYELYVWSIFFGMIIGSIYYISKDFKDWKTTTYLALLIGAILGVSISFLDPAMENDNLWFVFLCGIISVSGMTLPGFSGSFILILLGNYVLLLVDSVNALFDTFYEITGGNFSFTENVERMRMLKVLVVFTLGSVVGLVSFSHILSYILKHYKSVTTASIIGFIVGSLGVVWPWKETIFKTDTSGAQILDSRGKHIIENYKRLVPELNTETYLAIFYIIIGIAIVLGLEWYGRKTRQIHA is encoded by the coding sequence ATGCAAAGCACGCGAACATTTAAAGACAAGTTCTTCTTAATCTTAAAAGGATTAGGAATGGGAGCTGCCAATAAGGTTCCTGGAGTGTCTGGTGGTGTTGTGGCTTTTGTTGCTGGCTTTTACGAAGAGTTTATTCATTCGCTAAAACGCGTGAATTTCACAGCTTTAAAGCTGTTAATTAATGGTAGATTTAGGTCGTTTTTTTATTACATAAACGGTAAATTTTTAAGTCTGCTATTCTTGGGAATGCTTGTTAGTTATTTTAGTATTTCTAAAATACTAGACTATTTTATTAAGCATTATGAACTGTATGTTTGGAGCATTTTCTTCGGCATGATTATCGGTTCAATTTATTATATAAGCAAAGATTTTAAAGATTGGAAAACGACTACCTATTTAGCACTATTAATAGGTGCTATTCTTGGTGTAAGTATTAGTTTTCTTGATCCAGCAATGGAAAATGACAATCTTTGGTTTGTGTTTTTATGTGGTATTATTAGTGTTTCTGGGATGACGCTTCCTGGGTTTTCGGGATCTTTCATATTAATTTTATTAGGAAATTATGTGTTGCTTTTAGTAGATTCTGTAAACGCTCTTTTCGATACTTTTTACGAAATTACTGGAGGTAACTTCAGCTTTACAGAAAATGTAGAACGCATGCGAATGCTTAAAGTTCTTGTTGTATTTACTTTAGGTTCTGTAGTAGGTTTGGTTAGTTTTTCGCATATATTAAGTTATATTTTAAAACATTATAAAAGCGTAACCACAGCATCTATAATTGGTTTTATTGTTGGCTCACTTGGTGTGGTGTGGCCTTGGAAAGAAACTATTTTTAAAACAGATACTTCTGGTGCCCAAATTTTAGATTCTCGCGGAAAACACATTATTGAAAACTACAAACGACTAGTTCCAGAATTAAATACAGAAACTTATCTTGCTATATTTTACATTATTATAGGCATCGCTATTGTTTTAGGTTTAGAATGGTATGGCAGAAAAACACGACAGATACATGCGTAG
- a CDS encoding shikimate dehydrogenase — MAEKHDRYMRRFGLIGKDISYSFSRNYFKNKFEAEHIKNTSYENFDLENIALFNTKLKQETTIKGFNVTIPYKESVMPFLDKLNKKAKAIGAVNTIKITKKGKYVGYNTDYYGFKKTLKPFIKKHHKKALILGTGGASKAIAYALKSLDIEYYFVSRNVGENVKYTYNELTDTIINAHQIIINSTPLGTFPDIDLCPDIPYQEISKQHILFDLIYNPSETKFLRLGKQNNATIINGERMLELQAEKSWSIWNK; from the coding sequence ATGGCAGAAAAACACGACAGATACATGCGTAGATTTGGATTAATAGGAAAAGACATCTCGTATTCATTTTCAAGAAATTATTTTAAAAATAAGTTTGAAGCTGAACACATAAAAAACACAAGCTACGAGAATTTCGACCTTGAGAACATTGCTTTATTTAATACAAAACTGAAGCAAGAAACCACTATAAAAGGTTTCAATGTTACTATTCCCTATAAAGAAAGCGTCATGCCTTTTTTAGATAAATTAAATAAAAAAGCCAAAGCTATTGGTGCTGTAAACACCATTAAAATTACTAAAAAAGGAAAATATGTTGGTTATAATACCGACTATTACGGATTTAAAAAAACATTAAAACCGTTTATAAAAAAACACCATAAAAAAGCATTAATTCTAGGTACTGGAGGCGCAAGTAAAGCAATTGCGTATGCTTTAAAATCTCTTGATATCGAGTATTATTTTGTATCGCGAAACGTTGGAGAAAATGTAAAATACACATACAACGAACTTACAGATACTATTATAAATGCGCATCAAATTATTATTAACAGCACACCTTTAGGCACTTTTCCAGATATAGATTTGTGTCCAGATATTCCTTATCAGGAAATTTCTAAACAACATATATTATTCGATTTAATTTACAATCCTTCGGAAACAAAATTTCTAAGATTAGGTAAGCAAAATAATGCGACCATAATCAATGGAGAAAGGATGTTGGAGCTGCAAGCCGAGAAATCTTGGAGTATTTGGAATAAATAA
- a CDS encoding DUF349 domain-containing protein — protein sequence MSEQDNLPKADGNEENEALENTAIDNVEETVEETVEENTTDSQDSQNEDDEDAVINEIDDSNAEDAEDEGTSDRHNIEDKDYSEMSLDALVIELEKLVETQKVQAIKKHVEAIKNEFNDKFNALVEEKKQEFLAEGGNEIDFHYSIPLKRSFNDAYKEYRQKTKTHYKSLEKGLKDNLSTRLQIIEDIKALTDLDETMNTKYKQFKELQDQWKAAGSIPRDKYNNAWNSYHFNVERFYDLLHLDRDLRDKDFEHNLEKKTKIIERAEELAKDENNNRAFRELQALHKMWKEELGPVSREHREPIWDRFKEATKVINDKRQEYYNHLDKVYEKNLEFKHGIIGIIEEKTNDPGNSHKDWQKKIKEVEMLREEFFKAGKVPIKVNEATWTKFKVSVREFNHKKNTYYKSLKKDQYDNLDKKVALIKIAEANKDSEDFTATTQLMKKIQGDWKTIGHVPRKDSDKIWKQFRGACNHYFDRINSKRNEANAEEEKAFTEKEAFLKTVTETKLSGEQKADLATIKDYIANWKTLGRVPGNKRKIESDFNKALDTLFGALDMNKNEVEMMKFENRLQDLSSAQDQRALENEYSFIRQKIGEIKGEINQLENNLLFFKHADEKNPLVKSVHDNIKKHSEGLTIWKAKLKKIKVMENAKAKAEAEEKAAEEAEQATEATDTE from the coding sequence ATGTCAGAGCAAGATAACCTGCCAAAAGCAGACGGAAACGAAGAAAACGAAGCACTAGAAAACACAGCAATTGATAACGTTGAAGAGACTGTTGAAGAAACAGTTGAAGAGAATACAACAGACTCTCAAGACTCTCAAAATGAGGATGATGAGGATGCTGTAATTAATGAAATTGACGACTCTAATGCAGAAGATGCTGAGGATGAAGGCACAAGTGATCGTCATAATATTGAAGATAAAGACTACAGCGAAATGTCTTTAGATGCTTTAGTTATCGAACTTGAAAAACTGGTTGAAACACAAAAGGTGCAAGCTATAAAAAAGCATGTAGAAGCTATAAAAAATGAGTTTAACGACAAATTCAATGCACTTGTAGAAGAAAAAAAGCAAGAATTTTTAGCAGAAGGTGGTAACGAAATAGATTTCCATTACTCTATTCCTTTAAAACGCAGTTTTAATGATGCTTATAAAGAATATCGCCAGAAAACAAAAACGCATTATAAGAGTTTAGAAAAAGGTTTAAAAGATAATTTATCGACAAGACTTCAAATTATTGAAGACATCAAGGCGCTTACAGATCTTGATGAAACGATGAATACAAAATACAAGCAGTTTAAAGAATTACAAGACCAGTGGAAAGCTGCTGGATCGATACCAAGAGATAAATACAATAATGCCTGGAACAGTTATCATTTTAATGTTGAGCGTTTCTACGATTTATTACATTTAGATAGAGATTTACGCGATAAAGATTTTGAGCATAATCTTGAAAAGAAAACTAAAATTATTGAACGTGCCGAAGAATTAGCTAAAGACGAAAATAATAATCGTGCTTTTAGAGAATTACAAGCTTTACACAAAATGTGGAAAGAAGAATTAGGCCCTGTTTCTAGAGAGCATAGAGAACCAATTTGGGACCGTTTTAAAGAAGCGACTAAGGTTATTAATGACAAACGTCAAGAATATTACAACCATTTAGACAAAGTTTACGAGAAAAATTTAGAGTTTAAACATGGTATTATTGGGATTATTGAAGAAAAGACTAACGATCCTGGAAACTCGCATAAAGATTGGCAAAAGAAAATAAAAGAAGTAGAAATGCTTCGTGAAGAATTTTTTAAAGCTGGAAAAGTACCTATTAAAGTTAATGAAGCGACTTGGACAAAATTCAAAGTTTCCGTTCGTGAATTCAATCATAAAAAGAATACGTACTATAAGAGTTTAAAGAAAGATCAATACGATAATTTAGACAAAAAGGTAGCGTTAATAAAAATTGCCGAAGCTAATAAAGACAGTGAAGATTTTACTGCTACAACGCAGTTGATGAAGAAAATTCAAGGCGATTGGAAAACTATTGGTCATGTACCAAGAAAGGATAGCGACAAAATTTGGAAACAGTTTAGAGGTGCTTGTAACCATTATTTCGATAGAATTAATTCTAAAAGAAACGAAGCCAATGCTGAAGAAGAAAAAGCATTCACAGAAAAAGAAGCATTCTTAAAAACGGTTACTGAAACCAAATTATCTGGTGAGCAAAAAGCAGATTTAGCTACCATAAAAGATTACATAGCAAATTGGAAAACACTTGGTCGTGTACCTGGAAATAAACGTAAAATTGAAAGCGATTTTAATAAAGCTTTAGATACTTTATTTGGTGCTTTAGATATGAATAAAAATGAAGTAGAAATGATGAAGTTTGAGAACAGACTTCAAGATTTATCTTCAGCTCAAGACCAAAGAGCACTTGAAAATGAATACAGTTTTATACGCCAGAAAATTGGTGAAATAAAAGGAGAAATAAACCAGTTAGAAAATAACTTATTGTTTTTCAAACATGCTGATGAAAAGAATCCGCTTGTAAAATCTGTACACGATAATATTAAGAAGCATTCTGAAGGTTTAACAATTTGGAAAGCGAAACTTAAAAAGATTAAAGTAATGGAAAATGCAAAAGCAAAAGCTGAAGCTGAGGAAAAAGCAGCAGAAGAAGCAGAACAAGCTACTGAAGCTACAGATACAGAATAA
- the rpoN gene encoding RNA polymerase factor sigma-54, with the protein MLKQYLQFKLSQKLSPQQIQLMKLIQLPTQAFEQRLKQELEENPALDTGKEEKEDEYEDMDNSQDEYDDNEKIEAEDINVDDYLSDDEIPDYRTSVNNYSADDDEKSIPYASGTSFTQHLKTQLNTYRLNDEERDIAEFLVGSVDESGYIRRELSDIMDDLAFTQNVYTTEDKIEYVLKIVHQLDPAGVGARNLQECLSIQLKRKEQTPDIALASDIINNAFEKFTKKHYKKLMSKFNISEIQLKDAIHEIERLNPKPGGSYSGNTRMIEHVIPDFAIKIVNGELELTLNGRNAPELHVSREYNNMLKGYKESKEKSKSQKDAVMFIKQKLDAAKWFIEAIKQRQQTLFVTMSSIMHYQKEYFLTGDERNLRPMILKDIADEIEMDVSTVSRVANSKYVDTPYGTKLIKEFFSESMTNDQGEEVSTREIKKILETVIEEESKKKPYTDEALAKILKEKGYPIARRTVAKYREQLDISVARLRKEL; encoded by the coding sequence ATGCTTAAACAATATTTACAGTTCAAATTATCGCAAAAATTGTCTCCGCAACAAATTCAATTAATGAAATTGATACAGTTGCCTACACAAGCTTTTGAGCAACGTTTAAAGCAAGAACTTGAAGAAAATCCTGCACTCGATACTGGAAAAGAAGAAAAAGAAGATGAGTATGAAGACATGGATAATTCTCAAGATGAGTATGATGACAATGAAAAAATTGAAGCAGAAGATATTAATGTTGACGACTATTTAAGTGATGATGAAATTCCAGATTACAGAACTAGCGTAAATAACTACAGTGCAGATGATGATGAAAAGAGTATTCCATATGCCTCTGGAACATCTTTTACCCAACATTTAAAAACACAATTAAATACGTATCGTTTAAACGATGAAGAACGTGATATCGCAGAGTTTTTAGTTGGTAGTGTTGACGAAAGTGGTTACATACGTCGTGAGCTAAGCGATATTATGGACGACTTAGCCTTTACACAAAACGTATATACAACCGAAGATAAAATTGAATATGTACTTAAAATAGTACACCAATTAGATCCTGCTGGTGTTGGTGCTCGAAATTTACAAGAATGTTTAAGTATTCAACTTAAAAGAAAAGAACAAACTCCAGATATAGCATTAGCTTCAGATATCATAAATAACGCTTTCGAGAAATTCACTAAAAAGCATTATAAAAAATTAATGTCTAAGTTCAATATTAGTGAAATTCAGCTTAAAGATGCTATTCACGAAATAGAACGTTTAAACCCAAAACCTGGAGGTAGTTATTCTGGAAATACCAGAATGATAGAGCACGTTATTCCAGATTTTGCTATTAAAATTGTTAATGGTGAGTTAGAGTTAACTTTAAATGGTAGAAATGCACCAGAATTACATGTATCTCGCGAGTATAACAACATGCTTAAAGGCTACAAAGAATCAAAAGAGAAATCTAAATCTCAAAAGGATGCTGTTATGTTTATTAAACAGAAGCTTGATGCTGCAAAATGGTTTATAGAGGCTATAAAGCAACGTCAACAGACTTTATTCGTAACTATGAGTTCTATTATGCATTACCAAAAAGAATACTTCTTAACTGGTGATGAGCGTAATTTAAGACCTATGATTTTAAAAGATATTGCAGACGAAATAGAAATGGATGTCTCTACCGTTTCCCGTGTTGCAAATAGTAAATATGTAGATACACCTTACGGAACAAAACTGATTAAAGAATTCTTTTCTGAATCTATGACTAACGATCAAGGTGAAGAAGTTTCGACTAGAGAAATTAAAAAAATTTTAGAAACGGTTATAGAAGAAGAAAGCAAAAAGAAACCATATACAGATGAAGCTTTAGCTAAAATATTAAAAGAAAAAGGCTATCCTATTGCTAGAAGAACGGTTGCAAAATATCGCGAGCAATTGGATATTTCTGTGGCTAGACTGCGAAAAGAATTATAA